The DNA segment AGATAACACCAATTGCTTTTCACAGTTTAAGACAATGTGGTTGCCTCAAGTGCTTCTCCTCTTGTTTGTAACCTACAGTTCATCCCGAAATGTGCAAGTTAACACCCCTTTGGGGAGAATCTTGGGGTCCACTTTGACGACACGATTGGGCAAGACCATCTACGCCTTCAGAGGAGTTCGTTACGCAAAACCACCAATCAACAACCTAAGATTTAAGGTAAGTGAAAttgttttgacagtttttccaaaactattttttctcCTACTGCAGCCCCCTGTTCCAGTAGAACAATGGACCAATATTTATAATGCTACAGTCGATGGACCTGTGTGTCCACAGCCCAGCGACGATCCAATTTCTGAAGATTGCCTCTTCCTCAACGTCTACACCACTAAGGTTAGTTCCAGTTCAAGAAATTTTAACAGTCACTGGTACACTTGCAGCTTCCTCCAGATGGAAAAACCAATCCAAGACGTCCAGTGATCATATTCATACACGCTGGAGGGTTTTATAGTGTCACAGGACGAAGCAACTGGGTAGGGCCTCAATACTTCATGGACCAAGACATAGTCTTGGTCACTATAAACTACCGTCTAGGTTCTTTGGGCTTTATAAGCGTGGGCAAAGAAGCTCCCGGTAATAATGGTCTCAGAGATCAAGTCGTAGCAATGAAATGGGTCAAGAATAATATTGAAGCGTTTGGTGGCGATCCTAGTTCTGTTACTCTATTTGGCTACAGCGCAGGTGCTATCAGTATAACTCTTCACATGGTATCTCCCATGTCTCGAGGTCTTTTCCACAAAGCCATTCTCAGTAGTGAAGCAGGAGTGGGACCCGCACCTCTGCCTAGAAACCAACTGGATTTGGCCAAAAGGCAAGCCAGAATTGTAGGATGTCCTGACACTAGTCCAAAAGTGATTATCGACTGTTTGAAGACGACGTCAGCTGAAGAACTAGGAAACTCTTTGCCTCAGTTTGCGGTAATCTTAGTTTTGTCTTGTAACAATAAGATAATTCATGATTTAGGAATTTGGTAACAATCCTGTGATAATATGGACTGCAGTTATCGAGGAAGATTTTGGACAGGAACGCTTTCTTACGGAACATCCCATCAAATTGATTAACAGTGGGAGATTTGAAAAAGTTCCAGTTTTGGCTGGAATAACCAAAGACGAGTTTGCCTACAAGGCTTTCTGTAagattttacaataaattttcaagagtgtgaaatagtttaaaaattgttagtcaatttctaaagaaaaaagaattcaAAAACAATATTGCCAAGGGAaaagaaatgttaaaaaatataataatgatAACTATTTGTATtcttataatttttgataatatttAACGGACCAACGTAAATAtagtttgttaatttttgttcaattttagCCATAGTTGACAATGCAACATTGTTACACGAACTCAACGACCATTTCGACAAATATGCTCCCATTTGTTTTGGTTACGAAAGAAATACAGAAAAGTCGAGAGAAGTTAGCCAATCAATACGTCATTTTTACTTGGGTAATAAAACTTTGACCAAAGCGTCTTTAACAGGATTAGATGAAGTAAGTTTTTAAATACCTAATTGTGATAAATTGTGGCCATTactgttatttaaaattttaattaaatatactgATCGCTCATTGGGTTCGAGAGCAGAAAAATTATTACGATAGTGGCAAGGTTGTGTTCTAGGACACCTTCTTTTTTGCTAAACTCATTACTAAAGAGTCCTTCTGCACTAAACAACTTGAAGATTTATGTTCCAAAGCTATTTTCTCTTAAACTAACAATGCTGTCCAaattttttccttcttttatatatttttataatattttcaGGCTTTTGCTGACTCAATCACTGGATTTCCCGTCAACAGAGCTGTGGAACTActttctgaaaaaaatcccaatcatGTTTATTACTACGAATTTACCTACCAAGGGAGATACAGTCATGTTTACCTTCCAGGCTCCAACAAGACCATTCCTTACGGTATCTACACATAATTCatttattgaataaaatatttttaagaaattttctaGGAGTGGTCCATCACGacgatttaatttacttaTTCTACATCTCTCCAATGTTCCCATTTTTCGATTCAACTTTTCCGGAGAGAAAAATGGTAGACAAATTGGCATCATTGTGGGCCAACTTCGCCAAAAACGGGTAAGTTGCGCACTGTGATGTTTCAAATAGTTCATCTAACGATTGTTTGAATTCAGCAAACCTATTTCTGCTTCTGGGAGTAAATTGAAATGGACACCATATGATAATTGTTCCAAGAAATATATGGACATTGGTGAAAATCTTCAAATGAAGGACCATCTGTTTGAAAACAGATATTCCTTGTGGCGCAAGCTTTATCCACTTTCTgaatatttgtaattttattattatccaaATATGGCTCCAATACAAAAGACGAGTGACCAAACAAGTgtttttatcattattatttgatCAAGAAAATTCTAAGTACTGGCAAATAAATTCGCAGCATCTTTACTTGGTTTCACTGATTtaaaattagaagaaaaataTGAATACTAAATAAACGTTGTATAAATAGATACTTTTGTATCAGTTTTTACACAAACATCAACAGGTATACAAAAGTATCTAAAATATTTAAGGTTAACGTCTCTGTCAAAATGAAGTTTCCTTGCTTTCCTTATCTACTTCATCAGTATTAAACTGATGGTTCTGGGTTTGGTGAAGCAATTTCCACGTCAGGTTTTACTGAATTTGCTTCCTCTTCCAATTCTGTTGCCTCTCCTTCCAGTCCAGATTCCATCGAATTCCTTTCCCCTTCAGGTTTTCCTGTCGTGCTTTTCACATTCTCTTCCGTTGAAGCAGTATTCACTTCCACTTTCGGTTCCGTTGAATTACTTTCCCCTTCAGTGTTTCCCGTCGTGCTTTTCACATCATCTTCCACAGAAGCTTTGTTCAGTTCTACGTCAGATTCTGTTGGATTACCTTCCCCTTCAGGTTTTCCCGTCGTGCTTTGCACATTCTCTTCCAGGGAAGCAGTTTTCACTTCGTCTTCAGATTCCGTTGCATTACTTTCCCCTTCAGGTTTTCCTGCCATGCTTTTCACATTCTCTTTCACTTCTGACGACGGAGTTGTCCCTTCCCCTTCAACAGCAATACTTTCCGGGATAGTTTCCGTTGAAGTAATTTTCACTTTCATTTCTGATAAAATGGTATCCCCCTGACTTATTCCTGTAACCTTCAACTTTGGTAGTACATGTACATTCTTAAGGTGTATATCTGACACATCttcaatttctttatttttgccAGAGTTCCACCAGTTTTTAACGAATCTAACAACTCCGGCTTGAGACAAACTAACTGTGAACGCAGATAGTAAGAAAAAgcaataaaacactttcattttTACTTCTTAGTTGACGACAGAGTCCATGCTTATTGTGATTAATGTTATATACTTCATATCATCATTAAAAAGTTTAGAGGCATTTAAAAGTTGATTACAGCGTAAACTTATCGTGTGgagcaaagtagaaaattaaTTGCCATTACGAAATATGTGCTgcttacaaattaaaaacaaaattaaagagagaaataccgggtgtattatgaaaaacctttggtgctataactttcttattttttatccgattttaataaatgatacgtcaaacaaaatcgttttaaatgggctacaatttgaattgatccaatatttgttcttgagttctgtttttgacaaatgatagtcaactttttttttttcaaatggcactattaactttgtttgctcagttttatagagatttttattttaaatatgaaaatgtaaacaaccatgctcatgcatagaaacaaaaaaaagaaattaaaaaatgatggttttttttttaattaagcagtcacattaaacagtaataaaagtgcattctaattttCCAAAGTGATTAAAGCAGCTACGAACATTCAagacaatgtctatttgactccggccaataacagagatgatttaataaaaagaatcatagcagtatgtgaacaaataccaccagaatttttattaaaggccgcaatgggcgtcagtggaaggtgtcgaatgtgccttagacagaatggaggtaatttcaaacatttgctgtactaaagttatgg comes from the Tenebrio molitor chromosome 9, icTenMoli1.1, whole genome shotgun sequence genome and includes:
- the LOC138138320 gene encoding esterase FE4-like; translated protein: MWLPQVLLLLFVTYSSSRNVQVNTPLGRILGSTLTTRLGKTIYAFRGVRYAKPPINNLRFKPPVPVEQWTNIYNATVDGPVCPQPSDDPISEDCLFLNVYTTKLPPDGKTNPRRPVIIFIHAGGFYSVTGRSNWVGPQYFMDQDIVLVTINYRLGSLGFISVGKEAPGNNGLRDQVVAMKWVKNNIEAFGGDPSSVTLFGYSAGAISITLHMVSPMSRGLFHKAILSSEAGVGPAPLPRNQLDLAKRQARIVGCPDTSPKVIIDCLKTTSAEELGNSLPQFAEFGNNPVIIWTAVIEEDFGQERFLTEHPIKLINSGRFEKVPVLAGITKDEFAYKAFSIVDNATLLHELNDHFDKYAPICFGYERNTEKSREVSQSIRHFYLGNKTLTKASLTGLDEAFADSITGFPVNRAVELLSEKNPNHVYYYEFTYQGRYSHVYLPGSNKTIPYGVVHHDDLIYLFYISPMFPFFDSTFPERKMVDKLASLWANFAKNGKPISASGSKLKWTPYDNCSKKYMDIGENLQMKDHLFENRYSLWRKLYPLSEYL